In Melospiza melodia melodia isolate bMelMel2 chromosome 9, bMelMel2.pri, whole genome shotgun sequence, the genomic window CTGATTTGTCTACTCAGGAAACAAAATCAACATTTCAGCCTGATAATTGTGTAAGGCAGCTGAACAAGCAGGTAGCATCACTGAGGATGTTCCAAAACAATTTAAGATTAGTGTTGCAGTTCTTCTGTTTTGTCTTATGGGTGCAACACATGAGACTGAAGATCAAAAAGTCCCACACACTGATTGAGGAAGTTCCAGGACTGAGGAGATGTACAAACTAGGCTGACCATATCCCACCAAAGGAATTTTAATTTCTCCCTTCAGAGTCAAGTACCATATACTAATTCACTAGCATATAATAATTCAATAGCATATAATTATTCAATAATTCAAGTGGGATATcataattgttttttcttttttcagatcCATCAAGTATTTTTGCTGACTGCAACTGCAGCTCTGTCAGAGCATCACAGGAGTTTCATGTAGCTGGAAAGGACTTCAGGTATCTATCATGTATCACCTTCTGATGCAAAACAATATTAGTTCTGCCTAAACTACTCCCAACTTTTGTTTAATCTGGTTTTAAAACTTGTGATGTTTAAAACTTCTGACCATTCTGGAATGGTGTTACCTGCTCTGGCAGTTTGTTTGTTTCACTGTCCTCATCTGTCTGAAGTCTTACATAATGTCAGCTTTGACTCTCTGTGGTTGTCCTACCCCTAGAGAACGTGGAACAATTCATCTCATTCCTGCCCTGACAGCTTTTGACATATCTGAAGACCAGTTTCATGCATGCCCTGAATCTAATTATTTAATTAAATCCCAGCTCCTTCCATCATGTTTTATAGAACCTGTGATCTTTTTTATGGCTCTGTTGGGAGCTTTGAGGATTAGGCAGTGCGTGCTGGTTTCTGGCAGATAAGCATCTTATTGCTGGGAGGAGATTTGGAAGCTGATGCTGAAGTTGTTCTGTGGGAACACACGTGAAGGGCTCGTGTTGGGAGCATCCCTGTCCAAAACAGCCCTGGTGAAGCATTAACAACCAATCAAATGGGACTGGGGATTTGAGGCACGTTGTGGTTTTATCTTTTGCAAACATTGATTAAAGGCCTTCTGTGTTTAAGCTGAAAGGTATGTGTTTAAACCTTGGGAGCTTGTTGCAGGAGCTGATGTTATACTGGCTGGGTGTGTTTTGGGTAAATGGCACTTAGGAGGCAGCCACCAGTCATGGTGTGAAGCAGACTGTGAGTTTTCAACTCAGAGTGCTTTTAGAATTTGCATCATTAAAGCATTTTCCTTGAACTCCTGCACTGTGGAGGTTCTGATGAACTGCTGGTGCTCTGCAGGCCTGAAGTGTttttcagctgcaggaaaagtgctgCAGTGAAAACTTCAAAGAGGGTGAGAAATCTCTGACTTCATAAATGAGTTGAGGGGGAGGTTTTCGCAGGGTACACTGAGCTTTTTACTCTGAatttaaaatgcaggaaaatagTCCAAGCACAGGAAATCAGGTTCCACTCTGaattaaatattaatttcatCTGGTAGTCAGATTAAAACCCCCTACTTTTGACTAGATGTCAGCACCTCTGGGGGTCTAAATCTCCCTCACACACCCCTGCTGTTAAAATCCCTGGCTTTTCTGACCTTTGGAAAATGTAGATCTAAATGGAGAGTTTTGGAAGACAGTGCTTTAGACTCAATTATTTAATAGCTCTTTTACTCCAGTTGATGGCTGAGGAAGAACCACATGGTCTCTTGGGAGATTCCCAATGCTCACCTAAAGCTGTGAATGGTTTGATGCCAACAGTGAGTGATAAATCTTATCACTATTTCCTCTCTGCTTAACCAGTGCAGAAAGCAGAGGCGCTGTAAACAAGAAAACAGCTCACTGTAGAGCAAACTCTGCACACAGGATTTGTTTCATCTGCTCTATTCTACTCCTCCAAAGCTGAAATAAAGCATTTTTTACAGTCTCCATGCCCGAAATACCTCACAGGAACAAAGAAGATTATGGGATTGGTATGGGCAATTTGGTGtgcccagaaaaccccaaaagatCTGCCCTGTAGATGAGCagtcctgggagcagctggaccagTTTTGgatgcaaagcaaagcaaaagcaaCTGGAGAAACTCCTCAAATTTACTGAACCTTCTGGGGGCTTTTTGTCTGTGAAGTTATATTCATCTTCCCAGGGTACTATTAGCATATTCACCTacatttaaataattaatttcctTGTTATACGCCAACTCTTAATTTTTTGTTCTTTCAGAATTATTGAAATCTGTGACAAGAGGTAGTGATATGAGGAAATGCTTGGTTTCTGGTTTGTTAATCAATTCCATAATATCTCATTCTTCACAATTGCTTTATTTAATAGCACCAATTTCTGCTTTCAGGTCTTGACTTCCCTGTTAAGCATTTaagtttcagaattttttttaatcttttaaccTTTatccctttgattttttttttctcagcctaTAATTTATTATACAGTCTCCTGTCAGAGGAGGAGGTAGACTAGGTGATTTTTACTGTATTgcaaattataattattatagTTATTTGCATTAGTAATGGATTCATTCTTATCACTGAAAACAATTCCATTATCTGATCAGACAGTTATCTTCACACTGTCCGTGCTCATATACTTTTATTAGGCACCTCTTTCTCTGTGGGTCAAAAGGAGAATTATTCTTTGGTGCAGTCACTCTGCTCTCCACTTTTAACATCCTTCCCTGGTTAAAAGGAAGTTTTTTATTACCTTATGCAATACAACTATGCTGCTTTCTGCTGCTGTGTTTCCATCCCTTCAGAGGCAGCCAGGGAGGGCACATGAGCAATGTCCCCTCTGTCACAGCCACCAGGAGAGGATTCCTAATTCAGGTTCTGTGggagggaatgagaggctggtttTCATGACCTAGCAAAGATATTTTGGCTCCTTTTGGAATTAAAGCAAAGGCTTGAGGATCTACAGTGTGGCCTTAACGAGGGGAGAATCCTCCTCTGCCAAGCCCTGGGTGACGGCAGAGGGGCAAACACATCCTCTCTGACTCCTGCTGCGCTTTCTTGCCTCTGCAGGGCTACAAAAGGGTCAGCTGCACTGATTTCCAAACTGCAGGCAAGGGGGAGATGAGGAAGGCTGGAAGGAAATGTGAGGTCAGGCCACAGAATCCCCCAGGGGACCGAGAGCACCTTGGTGGGAGCTGAGGGTGGTGGAGAACCCTTGCTCACTTTCCTCCTGATGATTTCTTTCCCCTCATCAAAAGGAAAGGAGGCTGGTGTTTGGGTAAGGAATTAAAAGGTTAGTCTGAACCAAGAGtttgtttaatttctttttgaGCAGCTCCTGTGGTAGTTTCTGGGCTGTAGGACAGAGTGCTTCGTGCTGGGAGAAGGAAGGGGTGGCTCCTGCTCCTCCACCACCCCAGGCAGGACAAGCTTATCCTGTGTTTTACATCCCACATAATTAAGGTGATGACTGTATATATTCCTCCTCCATGAAGAACCTCTTCTGAGTGAGAAATGGTGCTGCACTTAGGGCTGCACTCCCTTTCCAAAGAGGATAATCAGGACTCCCAGAGAATCCATCCTCTGGAACTGCACACCCCCAGCTCAGGCACCCAAGCCACCAGTAATGTTCATTGCTGTTATTTTTCATGCAGAATTGACTCTTAGGTTATATAAATTGTATGCTAAATTACACTAGTGTGAATTATGAGCTGAACTAATGCAATACTATGGAGGTTTagatccctttttttccccttcacctCCCTAAGTGGTTGGATGTGAAGGCGTTATCTACTTAATGCAATTAAAGGTAATATCTTTCTTAGGATAAACACACAACAATAATTCCATGGGCCAGAGCACAAGGAGGGACTTCAATGCAACTTTTGTCTTTGGCTCTCACAAAATAGAGGTCATCAAAGTGATGGCAAGTTCAAATACACAGTTGTTCCTGTGTGTTTGAACACAACATTTAGAATAATTTAAAGAGTACTTTGGTTCTTGTTTCTGTTTGTCTGCAAGCACAGTTTAGAAGCAAGTGTCATATAGGGCACTATTGGTATTTTTTGATTTAGAGCTGTGGAGCATCACATCAACCCTCTCCTTTCTTCCTCTGCCCTCTGCTGACCTTTTTTTACTTACCTTTCTCTTGCCTTCAAAATTTAGAAGAAAAATCGTATCTGAACTTATGATATAATTTCTTTGGTATTTAGTTCCAGTGAACATCTCTTTTGTCAAAGAAACTGCTCCCAGTTTCTATCAGCAAGAAGATGTTAACAAATTTAACCTTTTTTCCACACTTTTTTACAACCACACATGGTATATACTTCTGAAGGATGAAGGTGGGGCAAAACAATGTGGGAAATTACACTCCAATCAAGGAGAAACAGCCTTCAAGGCATAACATGATAAAATTCCTATTTGCAGCCTCTGAGGACACATCCCAGGAAGGTATGGAAATAAATACACAGCCATAACACTGTCAGCTGGGGCTAGGTGATGAAAGCTCTAACATGACAaactagattaaaaaaaaccctccagaGATTTGGGAAGGAGAATTCATCAATGCCAAATTAAGATACCCTCAAATATTTCTTGAAAGATAGAACCTCATTATGCTATTGATTTATGGAGCAAAGTAATGACTGTGGACAGCATTGTCTAAAGACAACAATGAGCACTGCAGTAATAATTAGAGTCACATGAAatcttcaatttttattttttttgtctgtttctaAGATGATTTGTAATAAAGGGGGAAAATGCATCACACGCAGCAGTCTAAAATGTAATGGAAATACGTGGCCCAAGTTGTTcccatatttaaaatatttaaaattctttttgcAATGCTGCCCACCAACAAAATAATAGTAATTTCTGGCAGGAATTATAAAACCTTAACTATAGCACAAAGTGTTTTTCACCAAATTACTCACTCTATATCCACAATTACAgcccattttttttccttatgctgATAACAAAAGATACATTTTAAGATCCTCGCTGTGCTACTCTTCCTTTAATAAATAAAGTGAGCTTTTCAAAAGCAGATAAAAATCAAAACATTTCTACATTTAAGGATGCAATCAAAGACTTGCCGTGAATGGTGTGatattaaagtttaaaaaaaaaataaaaatcaatttgcTGTGTATTTTTGACCATAGTTTGTCACAAATACCATTCCCAATAGATAAGAATGATTATATGGTAAAGAGCATAATTTATATATCTCAAGCATTTTGCTTTTGTCACCGCCATCGTTAAGGAATTTGACACGTTTGCAGGAGAACAATATATGTCAACTGAAATATATACCAATTAGCCCTAAATGGGACACTGAAATGAATGATGCATGTGCATGCTATACTTACAAGTAATAACATGTGGTTTAAAGTCGCTCGCGTTTTCAAACAAGAATTCTTTTTATGTTGTCATTTAAAAAATCTAATATTTCAAAAGGTCAGGAATAAATAGCACCATTAGCATTAAAAGCTAGCTAAAGGGAAAGTAATTTGTTGTTCATTTAACATTGCATTTTATGTAATAGCTTTGTAAAGTGTTCGGGAGGGGGGGGAGAGATTTTACTCTGCTGAAACAGGATGACGGCAGCTCCAGTTCATTATTAAAAGGAGATTTTTTATTATGCTATTGTCAACTTTAACGTCTTGATTCTGTTGGGTGTTTGTTAAAATTACACGGGCTGCTGAAGTGGCTATGGCAGAGGATAATGCTGAGAATATCATAACTGTCAAAACAATTGTGTAGGCAAGAACCTGCTTATTCCAAGATAATGGAACGAAAGACAAAGGAGAAACTCTTCTGCAGTGTTAGGAAGTTAATAACCCTGATGAGGTTTCCTCAGCAGGAGGCACTGAGATCAGGACAGCAAATCCTAGGAGACACAAACAGGGAAGGCAGAAGGAAGCAGGGGATGCCAGAGGGATGGGGGCTACATGAAAACCCAGCATCAGACACCAGCTCCCATGTCCGTGGCTATTCATAAAGCCAGAACTGTTTATCTTCCTGGAGAGGGTTTGTGTGCTCCTCCAAGGACTAGATGAAGTGTGAAACCTTCTGTTCCTGTGGCTGgatcctcttcctcctgcagccatggAAAGCCAAGGAAGGCATTGCAGGAGCAACCCAGAGCTGGACTTAGCAGGGTCTGATGCAGGACAAAGAACTCAAATCCTTGTATTTATTAGGCCTGACTCTATCATTTTATGACTATAAGACTGACCACTTTTGGGAAAAACTGGAGACAAAATAAATGTCAGCTTTTAAGAGTCCTTCAGGACAGCATTGGCTGGGAGGAAAGCACACAAAGAGAACTCTGCTGTGTGCTTGCTGCTGCACGGGGAGAGAAGGAATGTGACAGGAGGAATACTCCAGCAATTCAGCAAATTCAACCAGCCTGGTGCTGAacatttccagagatggggcaccTAACACCTCTCAGGGCAACCTGGGCCAGTTTTAACACTCCCGTTATACAGAACTCCTTCCATACATCTAATCTAAGTCAAATAGTACCTTTTAATCTGGGCAAGAAGCAGAAGTGCAATTTAGAAGGTTTTAAAGCATAAAAGCAAGCCTGCATGTCTCTGACTAAAACTGAAATTGCTGGAGGATATTCTCTTCAGTTGTGTTAAAGCAAGGAGCACTTTGGCTTTTATATAAAGAAGTTACTTCAGCCCAGAGCATGCCCATAGGTTGCTAATCTTCAGTGCTGATGTTTCTTTGTCTATTATTCACATCCCCTATCTCCTTCCCATCACCCTGTGAGGGCTGGCAGAATgcgctcaattaaaaaaaaacaaacaaacaacaacaacaacaaaaaaaaacaccactgTTTTTTTCTATACTAGAAAAGTAGTGCTCCAACCCAAAATAAATTGGTTTCCACCTCCACCACTACACAGAATGTAAAGCCCTGCTGGGGGGTTGATGTCCTTCAGGACAGGGTGTTTTGGGTGAGGAAAGCTCACCCAGAGAGACCCAGGAGAGGTCAGGAGATACTGAGAGAGGGTCCCCAGGAGCAGTAGATGTGTGGAGCAGCAGATCCCCAGCAGTTCTGTGAGGTTTCATCAGTGAAGATGagattcctctggcagcagaggaGACAAAGCCCCCTTGTCCAGCAGAATGCTGAGGGACACGAGGCAGGATTGCATGGGACAGAAATGAATTTGTTTCTGTTACCTGCCCCCTTTCCTCTTGCTTGAAATTGTTTTGAAACAGGCTGAAAGCAGCGGAATTCTTCAACAGGTTTTGGCACATTCACTCCTAAAGCCACTCTAAAAATTCCGTCTCTAGAGAGGCATCCACAGACTTAACCTCTGCCTCCCAAACCAGCCAAACCCCACCCCAAACACCACACACCGTCAGTAACACACATTCCAGTGTTTTCTGCATGAGTAGCTTTTATTGGCAGCAGGATTTGGGATCTGAACATGCTGTTAGCAAGCAGTCAGagtctgcagcacatcctccctcACGGTCTCAGAGCCGCAGAAACGGAACCTGGGGAGAGAGGAAAGGAGAGCACCTTGAGCTGCTGAAATTGTACAGGTGGATTTACACTGATGGTAACACAACCTGATCTGTCATCCCAGACAAATGAACAGAACAAACTTTGAGCTTCCAAATTTGAAATATAACTGCTGGGGAAAGCATTGATAGACTCTATTCCTTCTGCTTCATTGCCCACCTTGCTTTAACGttacagttttggggtttttccccagaTTTTGTGCTACCATCTCCATAGAGATGACCACAACTATTTGTGCAAAGACCATAAGTCAGTAGAAGGGTGAGTTCCTATTGTGATATATGTTACACAATCTACAGAAATACACTTTGTCAGCAATGTGCTTTGGTGACTGGAAATTACAACCTGACTTAGGACCTCTGCTTCAAGGTGAGTTCAAGTGCTGCTTGGCTGTAATAATTTCACTTTGCTTGAAACTGTTTCCACCTCCCATGTTGTCTTTTAAGAGATGGAATTTTAACTGCTCATttgaaaatagaataaataaaatttaaactgTACCTCTTGTTCTAGATACCGACTCATGATCTGGATAAAATAACTGATCAAGAAAATGAAGGAATTCATGTTTAAAAGTCCAGGAAAATTAGTAAAACTGGATCAGTAAACCATGCTTCTATAATCTGAACATCCACGTTGTGCTTTACAAAGTCTACAGAATTCAATTTTGGCCTTTTTCCCTCAGCTTTATAGGTAGCTTTTCAGTAGGCTCTAAGTGTTACTGTTCCTCATTGGAAAGGTGGATTTTTTTATCACCATCCTCTTTCGTCAGTCATGACCTTTAGGGGTCATCAATACCAATGGAATACTTGGCTGGTTCCAGCTGACAGTGAATCAGACCCACAAATAATCTGTTTTTATGGACAGAAGGAGTTTGGCAAGAATGATGCTGACAGTCCAAGCCAGCATTAATTTTTCTCACCCAAAGGGTTTTACAGAAAGTTTGCTCTTCTAAAGCCTGGAGAGATTTTCAGTTTTTCTCTGAGGTTATTTAAGGCAAAGGGTTGAAGTAGCAGTGAATAGAACTGTGGATGAACAGTGTcttgaaaggaaggaaagaaaaggttTCCTTGAGAATCTTTTCCTTTTAATGCCTTAAATAACTTTTCTTGTGGAAAGGCTTCCACTCCACTTATAATTTTGTCACCTATCTTCTCCAGTAACTTTCAAGACTTTCACAATACTTACTCTCTTCTAGTTTGCCCAGCTTCCACTGTGATGGTTGCAGCTCCCAGTTTAGGAAGAGTTGGGTTGACCCAGTTGTTGTTCCAAAGGAATTTAACCTTGGTGACTTCTCCTACATTAACTTCTGCATCAATGTAGGCTGTGTAAGTGTTGCCTGGTTTGAGGCTACCCCTGTGAAAAACAGCATTTCATGGATGTGAGGCATGGCAAAATTTACTGTTAATTACTTGTCAAAGGCTCTGCTGTGGTGGCAAGAGGGTAGAAATTCAGCAGAGAGACAACATTTATCCCATTATATGGCAGCAACATTACTGCCAGATTTCTGATGTAATTCATCCCAAATCATTTATTCAGAGGCAGCAAAGGCAGGTGGGCCTGAAATGCTGCCTTTTTGTTTCTCTCTTCATAAGACCAATTAAAACAGAATTattaattacaaatacaaattaaGGGTTGTAGAAGAAAAGTTTCTTTTCTATTGAATTTTTAACTTACTTGGTGATCTGGTGCTGCTTTGTGTTCCCACCAGTGCCATAGAGGGCCACATTTACGTATCCTTCTAATTTGCTCTTTCCAGAGAGGGTCACAGAAACTTTGTACCTCCAAACTAAACAGAAGAAATAGAATTATTTTGACTGTACCCAGGGAGAAACAGTCCCCAAAACATCATAttctagggttttttttcttgtgtgtCTGTACAGTATGGTTGAGAGCAGAAAATATAAAACACCAGTGAATCAAATCTGTTATGTCCTAATGAGATCAACACGAGAAACAGAAGATATTTGTGTTACTTtctgggagagaaaaaaagagaaaactagTCCATATTGTAGTAAATACTATACAGATCTCAGCATTTTGACCATTAAGGTTTTCACACCGAGTGAAGCTGGAAATAAAGGGGTGTTAGGGATAAATACAGATACAGAATCTAAGCAGCATGACAGAATTCTGAAGCtccaggaaaataatttttgttgGTGGGAACTTCCTTTTAGAGTGCAATTACCAAAAGGAGCTCAAAGAGATTCTGATTTGTGCTTACAAGAGCAAACTAAGCAGTGTGTTGTGAGAGCTGGCATTTAGGTTAACTGAGGCTGTAAAGGAGCTCATCTTGTCCATCCAACAGCTGTGATCAGCTTGTTCTTGGCCTTTGTCAAATGGAGTTTTTGGTATCTCCAATGATGGAGATTTCCCAGCTTCCCTGGACCCCTCTTCCTGCATTAACCATTGTGTGATTTGTTGTAATTTTCATACTATTGTATGTGCCACTGTGATGTAATTTTCATTCTATTCAACAAGAAATTTCCTTTCTGCAACTTCTGTTCATTGtctctcctcccttctccttgAACCTTGCAGTTCTCCAAACATCTCAGTAACCTCCACTAGACTCCAGAGTTTGTCAGTGTCTTGTCCTGTAGGGCCCCAAACTGGCATTAGTGATGgggcaaaagaagaaaaagcatgAAGAACAGAAGACACTTTGCACTGTGATGAGATCTGCTAAAGCTAACTGTCAAACGGGAAAAGAAAATTTTTATGAGGAGTAGGTAGCAATGGAAGCATTCAAAACTCACGAGGAAAATCCTTGGCCTCTCTAGTATTCAGGTAAAGTTTTGTGAACTCATTTTTAACCTGGTCCTTGAATCTGTCTGCATAGTGACCCATGGTTGGGCATCCCGCTTCTGGGCATGGGAAACAGCTTCCCTAGTGAAAACAAATACATCTATTAATAACATTATCCAGCcagacaaggaaaagaaaaaaaaaattagataaaagatttatttttaataatgctCTAAATAGGGTCCATCCTGAAGCTCTGAGAAATACTTACTTCTTTAAAAAGATCATATGAAGCACAAGCATAGCCTAAAAATCCGTCAGGGTAGACGATACTGTCCGAGTAGTACTTGTAACTCCTCAGGTGATTGCAAGCCACAAAGTCCCGAGTTCCTGTGAAAAGATGCCCCCAGGTTGgttctccttttctcttcccacTCAAGGAAAGAAACCCGGGTCCCAgggatgcatcattcctcctcaAAAAGCATCACCgggatgcatcattcctcctcaAAAAGCATCACCGgggatgcatcattcctcctcaAAAAGCATCACCgggatgcatcattcctcctcaAAAAGCATCACCGGGATGCATCGTTCCTCCTCAAAAGCTCATCTCAGTTCTTGGGGAATCAAACATGAGGCTGGAACCTCTCTCGCTCCGGATGCGCTCACCCCAAGGGATGGCTCCCTAAGGGATGTCACTGGCTCAACAGGTACAAAATGTGAACTTGAAATGCTTTGTGGAACCGActgtgcagcccagcccagcccctgcccctcaAAAAACCCTCTTATTCAAGCAATCTGACCGAGTTTAACAATAGAAAccagagctgcctgcagcaggTCTTTTGTAGGCAACAGTTTCATTACCATaacaaaagaaaaccaaatgaAAAGTATTTAACAGTGAACTTCCTAGGGCAGCGCTGATTTGCTCCAGCTGAGGGCTTCAaaacaaaattattattatttgggGGGTACTTAGGAAAGGGAGActcttaaaattaaaataatgaataTATTATTTTCCTTTGTGTTGCTTGTATTTTCCTGACTTCAGGTTAAAAAGAAGACCATATACTATGCAGTTATTTCTTTGTGCTTTAATTCCCCATTATGATAACAAGTTtagtctattaaaaaaaaagggggggcaaGAATGAAAAAGTAATGCCTCCAGCTGCATTGAATAAAACCTGGAGTAAAAAGCTAGCGATCACAAATCAGAAAATGGATTCCCAGAGTTTAAGTTGTTTGCAGTAGTGTAAGAAAGAGCTCAGAAAATGTACTGAAAAATCTCCACAGCAGAAATCTtcggggttttatttttttttaatcttatgtGCAATTTAATTTTAGAAATATTCATAGGAAACCTCTGACACTTAGAGATTTTATAAGAACCACGTTAAACAACAAAGAACAATGTATTTGAGCAACTACGTGCCAATCTTTTTTTAGCTGCCTAAAAATAGGCACAATGAGATCACTTCAATGCAACTCCGGTTGTAATCTGTAACTTAACAAGGAATCAAATTAATTGCTCTGTCTCCGAAGAATTTCAGCCAAAGACACTCTCCCAGGAGAAGCTGTGAGCATCTTTGCCCAATTccaccagtgctgctgctgggcacttaGGCACAAAATGCAATGTGCTCTTAAAAGACCCTGCAAAATGTTTGGCACAGCTCCAACAACTTTTGTTTCTGATATTAGATCCTTTAGAGGAAACACATTTTCCAGAGGCAAACCCTTTgtcttgtttattttttaataagcTCTGGAAAAGTGGCTTGTTTTGAGCATTGTAACAGCTTCAGTGCAGCCTGCAGCTGGTGGATAATACACCAAAAGCTAATGTAAAACACCTGAATTAAGGCAAGATAAGTGGCTGCACTTTGAGGGCTCCCCCTGAATTCGTGATGCAAACAACACCCTTACCTTCCCAGATGCCATCGATATCTACGATCTGTGAAATGGGATTCTTGTCACAGCCGGGCATCTCAACTCCTCCGTTTGGATAAAAGTCAAGATGTCCTATAGCTGGCGCCATGCCAAAACCTGGAGCATTAGAAACGGGGGTAAGCACGTTTTAAATGAATGTTATCTCATACGTGTAGCTGCTGGCTCCACGTTTGTCTGTGCACGGTGCTTTAGGACAGGAGCTGTCAGTGACTGAAGTGGTGAATTTGTTCTGTTCTGCCCCAGAACAGTCTCAGTGAACGATCAGGACACTGAAGTGCCACAGGGCATAGATAATTCAGTGCAGTAAATAATACATAATCAGTAGAGTGGAGCTGCATACTCACCTAAGTTGGGGATTGTgggagctgtgtctgtgtggATAACGTCAACAAATTCAGCATCAGATTTATCCAGTCTGACTTCAATTGGAGTGCCTTGAAAATAAGGTTGTGCAGGGTCCAGTCCTGAGAGAAAAAGAGTAGTGTTATGTATGAATAAAGAAATGTAGTGTAGAATCATTTTACATATTGATGGTATATAATGAATGTCACAAATATAGTTGCCTGTGGTTCTTATATCTAAGTAATATTGGCATTAATAAAATGAGGATGTGTGCTCTCAACTTCCAAGTGGCTTTTCTCCCAGGAAGTCACCTGTGGAAAGCCTATTAAATTTCACTGCTTTACATACTTACAGCAATACTGAATGCCAACACTtagaataaactttttttttcttttaattgaacTTCTCTTTAATAACCCTGCTCAAACTGAGGTTACTGTGTCCGCATCCCAAGGAACTGATCCATCTGGGTGGTTTCTAGAGTTCCTTGCTTGAGAGTACTCAGAGGAATTTGTGCTGATAGCACCCCCTGCTTGGAGGTGTTGAAATGTTGAAGCCTGCCCACGTCAGGCTCCAGTCAGATTTTGGGAAAAACATCTCGTTTTGAAGCAATGAGCTTTGCTTT contains:
- the LOC134421636 gene encoding pancreatic triacylglycerol lipase-like — its product is MLGIWILALFLLSAAEGNEVCYDRLGCFTDDIPWSGTAERPIYKLPWKPESVDTHFLLYTKENTENFQELSAVQKSTIKASNFKASRKTRFIVHGFVDDGEETWLADMCKRMLTVEDVNCICVDWQRGAMCSYTQAANNVRIVGAEIAYFVNVLKEEYGYSPADVHIIGHSLGAHAAGEAGRRSPGIGRITGLDPAQPYFQGTPIEVRLDKSDAEFVDVIHTDTAPTIPNLGFGMAPAIGHLDFYPNGGVEMPGCDKNPISQIVDIDGIWEGTRDFVACNHLRSYKYYSDSIVYPDGFLGYACASYDLFKEGSCFPCPEAGCPTMGHYADRFKDQVKNEFTKLYLNTREAKDFPLWRYKVSVTLSGKSKLEGYVNVALYGTGGNTKQHQITKGSLKPGNTYTAYIDAEVNVGEVTKVKFLWNNNWVNPTLPKLGAATITVEAGQTRREFRFCGSETVREDVLQTLTAC